Proteins encoded within one genomic window of Terriglobia bacterium:
- a CDS encoding cold-shock protein, which produces MKEQGTVKWFNASKGFGFIQRQTGEDVFVHFSAIQMDGYKSLNEGQAVEFEVKKGPKGLQAENVTSF; this is translated from the coding sequence GTGAAAGAACAAGGAACAGTCAAGTGGTTCAATGCTTCGAAGGGCTTTGGGTTCATCCAGCGCCAGACCGGGGAGGATGTGTTCGTGCATTTCTCCGCGATTCAGATGGACGGTTACAAGTCCCTGAACGAGGGTCAGGCGGTGGAGTTCGAAGTGAAGAAGGGCCCCAAGGGCCTTCAGGCAGAGAACGTCACTAGCTTCTAG
- a CDS encoding DUF3185 domain-containing protein, which translates to MRKGLVILGVVLLLLGLAALLHPNITYSKRDEVMKVGPIQATVEKQENVQVPVGVAALLLIAGIGLVVIGAQVKR; encoded by the coding sequence ATGCGCAAAGGACTGGTCATTCTCGGTGTGGTCCTGCTCCTGCTCGGTCTGGCGGCGCTCCTCCATCCCAACATCACTTACAGCAAACGCGACGAAGTCATGAAGGTCGGCCCCATCCAGGCCACGGTGGAAAAGCAGGAAAACGTGCAGGTGCCCGTGGGCGTGGCGGCGCTGCTGCTCATCGCGGGAATCGGCCTAGTGGTGATCGGCGCGCAGGTCAAGCGCTGA
- the lipA gene encoding lipoyl synthase translates to MTSPFHIVNSPGSGVPSPQAHPRPDWLRVKFLGGENYQELKGIMRTLGLNTVCESARCPNMGECWEHRTATFMILGDICTRACGFCAVPSGRPAGPPDEDEPRRVAEAAARMGLRYTVVTSVNRDDQPDGGAHIFARTIQEIRRRVPACKIELLIPDFRGDWDALEVVLAARPDVLNHNTETVPRLYRQVRKGALYERSLELLRRSKELHPEIPTKTGLMLGLGEEKQEVLHTLQELAAQGTDILTLGQYLQPTRDHLPIVRYLHPDEFAEYKILGEAMGFKHIEAGPLVRSSYHAFEQTESACK, encoded by the coding sequence ATGACCTCGCCCTTTCACATCGTTAACTCGCCCGGCTCCGGCGTTCCTTCCCCGCAAGCCCATCCGCGCCCGGACTGGCTGCGCGTGAAGTTTCTGGGCGGGGAAAACTACCAGGAGCTCAAGGGCATCATGCGCACGCTCGGGCTGAACACCGTTTGCGAGAGCGCGCGCTGCCCCAACATGGGCGAGTGCTGGGAGCACCGCACTGCCACCTTCATGATCCTCGGCGACATCTGCACGCGCGCCTGCGGCTTCTGCGCCGTGCCCTCCGGCAGGCCCGCCGGGCCGCCCGATGAGGACGAGCCCCGCCGCGTGGCCGAAGCCGCCGCGCGCATGGGCCTGCGCTACACCGTGGTTACTTCGGTGAACCGCGACGACCAGCCCGACGGCGGCGCGCATATCTTCGCCCGCACCATCCAGGAGATTCGCCGGCGCGTTCCGGCCTGCAAGATCGAGCTGCTCATCCCCGATTTTCGCGGTGACTGGGATGCTCTGGAGGTCGTGCTCGCCGCGCGCCCCGACGTGCTCAACCACAATACCGAGACCGTGCCGCGGCTCTACCGCCAGGTGCGCAAGGGCGCCCTCTACGAGCGCTCCCTCGAACTGCTGCGCCGCTCCAAGGAATTGCACCCGGAGATCCCCACCAAGACCGGCCTGATGCTGGGCCTCGGCGAAGAAAAGCAGGAGGTCCTGCACACCCTGCAGGAGCTCGCCGCGCAGGGCACCGACATCCTCACCCTCGGCCAGTACCTCCAGCCAACGCGCGACCACTTGCCCATCGTCCGCTACCTGCATCCCGACGAATTCGCCGAATACAAGATCCTCGGCGAAGCCATGGGCTTCAAGCACATCGAAGCTGGCCCCCTTGTCCGCTCCTCCTACCACGCCTTCGAGCAGACCGAATCCGCCTGTAAGTAA